A segment of the bacterium genome:
CACCGGCGATGCCCGCATGCAGAGCCCCGACGTCGAGGCCACCATCGAGCGCCACTGCGAGTACCCACTGTTCCGGGGGCTGCGGGACTTCGCCCAGGGTGATTACCTGGTGGATCCTGATTTCCACCGTGGCTACGCCCTGCTGGAGAAGTACAACGTGGTCTACGACCTGGACTGCACCTGGGAGAACATGGGCAAGGCCGGCGCCCTGGCCAAGAAGTACCCCAACATCATCATGATCCTCGACCACGCCGGGTTCCCGCAGGAGCTCGACGACGAGTACTTCGCTGACTGGCGGGCCGGCATGGCCACCATCGCCGAGGCCGAGAACTGCGTCATCAAGATCTCCGGGCTGGGGATGGGCCATCAGATGGAGGGCATCGACTGGACGACCGACTCCATCCGCCGCTGGGTGCTGGGATGCATCGAGGCCTTCGGCACCGAGCGCTCGTTCTTCGGCACCAACTGGCCGGTGGACCGGATGTACTCCAGCTACGCCGCCGTCGTCGAGGCCTACCGGGAGATCATTTCCGACTTCAGCCGCGACGAGCAGGAGGCCCTGCTCTCCGGAAACGCCGAGCGCGTCTACCGCATCTGAGCCCCCGCCGGGTGCTGCCGGCCGTCAGGGGTCGTCTCGCTCCCGAGCTTCTGCGGGTGTTCGCCGGCGAGTCGGTGGGGCACTCACCTCCAGCCTTGAACTGCCGGGACCCTTATTCAAGTTTTTTCTGTATCCTTGAATTAGAGCATTGGCGGATAGGCGGCCACCACCGACTGAGAATTCCAATCCGCGCACTCCCGTCATTCCGGCGCAGAGCCTGCCCCGGACTCGATCCGGGGCCGGAATCCAGGCTCCGGCGACACGATTCGCTTCGCTGTAGTCAACTGCAAAGCACCTGGTCAGAGCCAATCCGCTAATGCTGTTAGGAGGTCGAGATGGCCCGGTTGGAAACGCGGCACTGGGCGGGCGACGATCGCGGCCCGACACGTCGCGATCGCCGCCCCTGCGACTACGAGGTCTACATCCCCGACCCTCTCGTCGGCCGGCGTTTCGTGCTCGACGGGGATGTTGCGGCCGATGTCGCCGACGCCGAAGCGACGCTCGCCCGGCTCGACGCGACGGCCGGCGCGCTCGCTGAAACCGAGGGGCTGGCCCGGCTGCTGCTCCGCGCCGAAGCGGTGGCCTCCTCGAGGATCGAAGGGTTGGAGGTGGGCGGCCGCCAGCTCCTCCGCGCCCAGGCCGCCCGCCAACTCGGCGAGGATCCGCGCGACGTGACCGCCGTCGAGGTGCTCGGGAACATCGAGGCGATGCTCTGGGCCGTCGACGCGGTGCCGCCCGGGGGCGTGATCACCGTGGGGATCGTGATGGAGGCGCATCGCCGCCTGCTCGCCGGGACGCGTCTCGCGGCGCACGGCGGCCACAGCCGTACTGTCCAGAACTGGATCGGCGGCAGCGACTACAACCCAGCTTCGGCGGCCTTCGTGCCACCGCCGCACGACCTGGTCGATGCGCTGCTGGCGGATCTCGTCGCGTTCTGCAACGACGACTCCCTGCCTGCGGTGGCGCAGGCCGCCATTGCCCATGCACAGTTCGAGACGATCCATCCGTTCGTCGACGGGAACGGGCGCACCGGGCGCGCGCTGATCCATCTGGTGCTGCGACGGCGCGGACTGGCGCCGCGCATCCTTCCCCCGATCTCGCTGATCCTCGCCACATGGCCTCGCGACTACGTCGGTGGACTCACGGGGACGCGCTACGTGGGGCCCCCCGACTCCGAGCAAGCCCACACCGGTCTCAATCGCTGGATCGCGCTGTTCGCGAGCGCATGCCGGCGCGCCGCCACCGACGCCGGGCGCTTCGAGGAGCAGGTGCGTGCGCTTCAGGACTCCTGGCGCGAGCGGCTCGGGTCGCTGCGCCGCGAGTCGGCGGCTGATCTGCTCGTTCGCGCATTGCCGGGCGCGCCCCTGGTGACCGCCACGACGGCCTCGGAGTTGATCGGGCGGTCGTTCCAGGCGACCAACCAGGCGATCGACCGGCTCGTGGGAGCCGGCATTCTTACGCAGGTGACCGTCGGGCGGCGGAACCGTGCGTTCGAGGCCCCCGAACTCATCGAGGAGTTCACGGCGCTGGAACGGCAACTCGCGAGCCCGGAGGGTGACACCG
Coding sequences within it:
- a CDS encoding amidohydrolase family protein; translation: MSSDLAFVDTHIHYWDRPHPTLDWVWLEDDFVHPQLGDIRPLKDMTRFTPDEFTADIEGCGVTKAVHVQAAIGTADPVEETRWLSEMAEATGWPHGITGDARMQSPDVEATIERHCEYPLFRGLRDFAQGDYLVDPDFHRGYALLEKYNVVYDLDCTWENMGKAGALAKKYPNIIMILDHAGFPQELDDEYFADWRAGMATIAEAENCVIKISGLGMGHQMEGIDWTTDSIRRWVLGCIEAFGTERSFFGTNWPVDRMYSSYAAVVEAYREIISDFSRDEQEALLSGNAERVYRI
- a CDS encoding Fic family protein, which translates into the protein MARLETRHWAGDDRGPTRRDRRPCDYEVYIPDPLVGRRFVLDGDVAADVADAEATLARLDATAGALAETEGLARLLLRAEAVASSRIEGLEVGGRQLLRAQAARQLGEDPRDVTAVEVLGNIEAMLWAVDAVPPGGVITVGIVMEAHRRLLAGTRLAAHGGHSRTVQNWIGGSDYNPASAAFVPPPHDLVDALLADLVAFCNDDSLPAVAQAAIAHAQFETIHPFVDGNGRTGRALIHLVLRRRGLAPRILPPISLILATWPRDYVGGLTGTRYVGPPDSEQAHTGLNRWIALFASACRRAATDAGRFEEQVRALQDSWRERLGSLRRESAADLLVRALPGAPLVTATTASELIGRSFQATNQAIDRLVGAGILTQVTVGRRNRAFEAPELIEEFTALERQLASPEGDTVVSEPIRRVPHRHR